One stretch of Streptomyces sp. A2-16 DNA includes these proteins:
- a CDS encoding RNA polymerase sigma factor SigF: protein MSPRLDASHTHQATSTSPPEHLDPIEQDSEGDVLAGLPEIPPFEEVGAVDARALSKTLFARLESLEEGTHEYSYVRNTLVELNLALVKFAASRFRSRSEPMEDIIQVGTIGLIKAIDRFELSRGVEFPTFAMPTIVGEIKRFFRDTSWSVRVPRRLQELRLDLAKAGDELAQKLDRAPTVAELAERLGLSKEEVVEGMAASNAYTASSLDAQPEEDDSEGALADRIGYEDHGLEGIEYVESLKPLIAELPSRDRQILSLRFVAGMTQSEIGDELGISQMHVSRLLSRTLVRLRKGLTVEE from the coding sequence ATGTCACCCCGGCTCGACGCCTCGCATACCCATCAGGCGACGTCGACATCCCCCCCGGAACATCTGGATCCCATCGAGCAGGACAGCGAAGGCGATGTGCTCGCCGGGCTTCCGGAGATCCCACCGTTCGAAGAGGTGGGGGCGGTGGACGCACGAGCGCTCTCCAAGACCCTCTTCGCGCGCCTGGAGTCGCTGGAGGAGGGCACGCACGAGTACTCGTACGTCCGCAACACGCTCGTCGAACTGAACCTCGCCCTGGTCAAGTTCGCCGCCTCCCGGTTCCGCTCCCGCAGTGAGCCGATGGAGGACATCATCCAGGTCGGCACCATCGGCCTGATCAAGGCGATCGACCGCTTCGAACTCAGCCGTGGTGTGGAGTTCCCCACCTTCGCGATGCCAACCATCGTGGGCGAGATCAAGCGCTTCTTCCGCGACACGTCCTGGTCGGTGCGGGTGCCGCGCCGTCTTCAGGAGCTCCGGCTCGACCTGGCCAAGGCCGGCGACGAACTGGCCCAGAAGCTCGACCGCGCCCCCACCGTGGCCGAGCTCGCCGAGCGCCTCGGGCTGTCGAAGGAGGAGGTCGTCGAGGGAATGGCGGCGTCCAACGCGTACACCGCCTCCTCGCTGGACGCCCAGCCCGAGGAGGACGACTCCGAGGGCGCGCTGGCCGACCGCATCGGCTACGAGGACCACGGGCTCGAGGGCATCGAGTACGTCGAGTCCCTGAAGCCGCTGATCGCCGAGCTCCCCTCCCGGGACCGCCAGATCCTCTCGCTGCGCTTCGTCGCGGGCATGACCCAGTCGGAGATCGGCGACGAGCTCGGCATCTCCCAGATGCATGTCTCGCGGCTGCTGTCGCGGACTCTGGTACGACTGCGCAAGGGCCTGACCGTCGAGGAGTGA
- the hutI gene encoding imidazolonepropionase: MTPGRPPPRRPAPEPAPTADQATEDAMSNATNVSPAHSASTASTLITNIAALVTNDPSLGDGSPLGLVQDAAIAIEGDRVVWTGDQSKAPATDNRVDAGGRAVLPGFVDSHSHLVFAGDRTQEFNARMSGRAYSAGGIRTTVAATRAATDAELERNLTRYLAEALRQGTTTFETKSGYGLTVEDEARALRIAAAHTDEVTYLGAHIVSPDHADDPAAYVALVTGEMLDACAPYARWIDVFCEKGAFDGDQARAILTAGRAKGLHPRIHANQLSYGPGVQLAVELDAASADHCTHLTAEDVDALANSRTVATLLPGAEFSTRAEWPDARRLLDAGVTVALSTDCNPGSSFTSSVPFCVALAVRDMGMTPDEAVWSATAGGAAALRREDIGRLTPGARADLILLDAPSHVHLAYRPGVPLVSGVWRKGVRVAG, from the coding sequence ATGACTCCGGGCCGCCCGCCCCCGCGGCGGCCCGCCCCCGAACCCGCCCCCACCGCCGACCAGGCCACCGAGGACGCCATGAGCAACGCGACGAACGTCAGCCCCGCCCACTCCGCGAGCACCGCAAGCACGCTCATCACCAACATCGCCGCCCTGGTCACCAACGACCCCTCCCTAGGTGACGGATCCCCCCTCGGACTGGTCCAGGACGCGGCGATCGCCATCGAGGGCGACCGCGTCGTGTGGACCGGTGATCAAAGCAAAGCACCCGCCACTGACAATCGGGTCGACGCAGGTGGCCGGGCGGTCCTCCCCGGCTTCGTCGACTCCCACAGCCACCTCGTCTTCGCGGGCGACCGCACCCAGGAGTTCAACGCCCGCATGTCCGGTCGGGCTTACAGCGCGGGCGGCATCCGCACGACGGTCGCCGCGACCCGGGCCGCCACGGACGCCGAACTCGAACGCAACCTCACCCGCTACCTCGCTGAGGCCCTCCGCCAGGGCACGACCACCTTCGAGACCAAGTCCGGCTACGGCCTGACCGTCGAGGACGAGGCCCGCGCCCTGCGCATCGCCGCCGCCCACACCGACGAGGTCACCTACCTCGGCGCCCACATCGTGTCGCCAGACCACGCCGACGACCCGGCCGCCTATGTGGCGCTGGTCACCGGCGAGATGCTCGACGCCTGCGCCCCGTACGCCCGCTGGATCGACGTCTTCTGCGAGAAGGGCGCCTTCGACGGCGACCAGGCCCGCGCGATCCTCACGGCGGGCCGGGCGAAGGGCCTGCACCCCCGCATCCACGCCAACCAGCTCTCCTACGGCCCCGGTGTGCAGCTGGCGGTGGAACTCGACGCGGCCAGCGCCGACCACTGCACCCACCTCACCGCCGAGGACGTGGACGCCCTGGCGAACAGCCGTACGGTCGCCACGCTCCTGCCCGGCGCGGAGTTCTCCACGCGCGCCGAGTGGCCGGACGCCCGCCGCCTCCTGGACGCCGGCGTCACCGTCGCCCTGTCCACGGACTGCAACCCGGGCTCCTCCTTCACCTCCTCCGTCCCCTTCTGCGTCGCCCTCGCGGTGCGCGACATGGGGATGACCCCCGACGAGGCGGTCTGGTCGGCCACGGCGGGCGGAGCGGCCGCCCTGCGCCGCGAGGACATCGGCCGCCTCACCCCGGGCGCCCGGGCCGACCTGATCCTCCTGGACGCCCCGAGCCATGTGCACCTGGCGTACCGGCCGGGGGTGCCGCTGGTCAGCGGGGTGTGGCGGAAGGGCGTGCGTGTAGCAGGGTGA
- a CDS encoding DNA sulfur modification protein DndB has product MAEHLAAEYVDEIDPGLGEPLRVLQMSPTRLLASMPWGKLRQIVPDPRLSENVRVLQALSPEVQRQADVRTQVQRVIKSTKKAENAKDYARYLANVIRGERGEHWATPPFALWTDDQLTTVKARSPFGVDHLVYLPYSVTGVLVDAETQHLAHFLLLDDPAAYGVTAQQVNGRTVGVEIYHGIELSAARQIFHDRNLLGVVPNKNVALASDSLNKATQIANALLATMSVVDPESGEAVLLEELIAVRQRQLKAADHAWMTLSTLRSFVVTAIFGKAGFERTSGSIHDLPQHCDREQAEESIAEVLGLLFDEFAFCFADRTRHVIAAPAVFAALGAVAHRSMPWAAAPHRSLNELMELLKGVQWARDPKYWDGICGKRTSNGTFSLAGGVKDSGSRTATALEDPESERYRWIRFGQDA; this is encoded by the coding sequence GTGGCCGAACATCTGGCTGCAGAGTACGTGGACGAAATCGACCCGGGGCTCGGCGAACCACTGCGAGTCCTACAAATGAGCCCTACTCGGCTTCTGGCAAGCATGCCCTGGGGCAAGCTGCGGCAGATCGTGCCCGATCCACGGCTCTCGGAGAACGTGCGCGTGCTCCAGGCTCTCTCCCCTGAGGTGCAGCGACAGGCCGATGTGCGTACTCAGGTGCAGCGCGTCATCAAGTCCACGAAGAAGGCGGAGAACGCCAAGGACTATGCCCGTTACCTGGCGAACGTCATACGGGGTGAGCGTGGCGAGCACTGGGCGACTCCGCCTTTTGCGCTGTGGACCGACGATCAGTTGACCACCGTCAAGGCAAGGAGCCCCTTCGGCGTCGATCACCTGGTCTATCTGCCGTACTCGGTGACCGGGGTGCTGGTCGATGCGGAGACCCAGCACCTGGCGCACTTTTTGCTTCTGGACGACCCCGCCGCCTACGGCGTGACGGCACAGCAGGTCAACGGGCGGACGGTCGGAGTGGAGATCTACCACGGCATCGAACTGAGCGCAGCCAGGCAGATCTTCCACGATCGCAACCTGCTCGGTGTCGTCCCCAACAAGAACGTGGCCCTGGCCTCGGACTCACTGAACAAGGCGACCCAGATCGCGAACGCACTCCTGGCGACGATGTCCGTCGTGGACCCCGAGTCGGGCGAGGCGGTCTTGTTGGAGGAACTGATCGCCGTGCGGCAGCGACAACTGAAGGCCGCTGACCACGCATGGATGACCTTGTCCACGCTGCGTTCGTTCGTGGTGACTGCGATCTTCGGCAAAGCCGGCTTCGAGCGGACGAGCGGATCGATCCATGACCTGCCTCAGCACTGTGACCGGGAGCAGGCCGAGGAGTCCATCGCAGAGGTCCTCGGCCTGCTCTTCGACGAGTTCGCCTTTTGTTTCGCGGACCGGACCCGGCATGTCATCGCGGCCCCAGCGGTGTTCGCCGCGCTGGGCGCCGTCGCCCACCGGTCCATGCCCTGGGCCGCCGCTCCACATCGGAGTCTGAACGAGCTCATGGAGCTACTCAAGGGTGTCCAGTGGGCCAGGGACCCCAAGTACTGGGACGGCATCTGCGGCAAGCGCACCAGTAACGGAACCTTCTCTCTGGCGGGGGGCGTCAAGGATTCGGGTTCGCGCACGGCAACGGCCCTGGAGGATCCGGAGTCGGAGAGGTACCGATGGATCCGGTTCGGCCAAGACGCGTAG
- a CDS encoding RICIN domain-containing protein → MARADGAGDGVRAGNHHDASDARLTQLLRADTGTAYAALLELRARHQPSVLAYARLCTAGESGARQLAAQTFTLAARETARGVDPGVPWRHRLLLLTARSAAAWAGDARAAGLDPNVLLLLNTAGPGGPVPPMLTAFESLPARTQGLVWYGLVEAEPESRTAGHLGVTREDVVYGTEGALQALARECLRLRLAASDDPQCADFRRLIEESVRPDSPRASTDLHTHMSHCPHCAAAHAELCALRDTPRAALAEGLLPWGGTAYAGSRQGTGEPGPEKGADGPGVGRGAGVPGAGRRAMSRAPSGTWPRPRRLVLASAALGVALAPLLVFLVAQGGESSSGAASPPASAPGGGALPGPPQVTVTATLTPSPSPSRSATSRPPSPSPSRSTAPPRKASPPPFRAPGGAYAQVVNVSTARCLDVSGDFDNGADVVTAPCSSAGSQRWRVDTARGVLQSAADPDFCLDSRGDVDKGLGIWSCDSVEGDNGDNLRFTVDPDGVIRPAIAIATGLTPGGGGGVSLEPLTGGAEQRWRAGAR, encoded by the coding sequence ATGGCGCGTGCCGACGGGGCCGGGGACGGTGTGCGCGCCGGAAATCACCACGACGCGTCCGACGCCCGGCTCACCCAGCTGCTGCGCGCCGACACGGGCACCGCGTACGCGGCCCTCCTCGAGCTCCGCGCCCGCCACCAGCCCTCGGTCCTCGCCTACGCCCGGCTGTGCACCGCCGGGGAGAGCGGCGCCCGGCAGCTGGCCGCGCAGACCTTCACCCTCGCGGCCCGGGAGACGGCCCGCGGGGTCGACCCCGGCGTCCCCTGGCGCCACCGGCTCCTGCTGCTGACGGCCCGGTCGGCGGCGGCCTGGGCCGGGGACGCGCGGGCGGCGGGCCTGGACCCGAACGTCCTCCTGCTCCTGAACACCGCGGGGCCCGGCGGCCCGGTGCCGCCCATGCTCACCGCCTTCGAGTCCCTGCCGGCCCGCACCCAGGGCCTCGTCTGGTACGGCCTGGTGGAGGCCGAGCCCGAGTCCCGCACCGCCGGCCACCTGGGCGTCACCCGCGAGGACGTGGTCTACGGCACGGAGGGGGCCCTGCAGGCCCTGGCCCGGGAATGTCTGCGACTGCGCCTCGCCGCCTCGGACGATCCCCAGTGCGCGGACTTCCGCCGCCTCATCGAGGAGTCCGTACGACCGGACAGCCCCCGCGCCAGCACCGACCTGCACACCCACATGAGCCACTGCCCGCACTGCGCGGCGGCCCACGCGGAGCTGTGCGCGCTGCGGGACACCCCGCGGGCGGCCCTGGCGGAGGGGCTGCTGCCGTGGGGCGGGACGGCGTACGCGGGGTCGCGGCAGGGCACGGGCGAGCCGGGGCCGGAGAAGGGCGCGGACGGACCGGGGGTGGGCCGGGGCGCGGGTGTGCCGGGGGCGGGGCGGCGTGCGATGTCGCGGGCGCCGTCGGGCACCTGGCCGCGGCCGCGTCGGCTCGTGCTGGCGTCGGCGGCGCTGGGGGTGGCACTGGCGCCGCTGCTGGTGTTCCTGGTGGCGCAGGGCGGCGAATCGTCCTCCGGGGCGGCGTCACCTCCGGCGTCCGCTCCGGGCGGCGGCGCGCTGCCGGGTCCGCCCCAGGTGACGGTGACGGCGACGCTCACGCCCTCCCCCTCGCCGTCCCGGTCCGCCACCAGCAGGCCGCCGTCGCCCTCGCCGTCGAGGAGCACGGCACCGCCGCGGAAGGCGAGCCCGCCCCCGTTCCGCGCGCCGGGCGGCGCCTACGCCCAGGTGGTCAACGTCTCCACGGCGCGCTGCCTGGACGTCTCCGGCGACTTCGACAACGGCGCGGACGTCGTCACGGCCCCCTGCTCCTCGGCCGGCTCCCAGCGCTGGCGTGTCGACACCGCGCGCGGAGTCCTCCAGTCCGCGGCCGACCCCGACTTCTGTCTCGACAGCCGCGGTGACGTCGACAAGGGCCTCGGCATCTGGTCCTGCGACTCGGTCGAGGGCGACAACGGCGACAACCTGCGCTTCACGGTCGACCCCGACGGGGTGATCCGCCCGGCGATCGCCATCGCGACGGGCCTGACGCCGGGAGGCGGGGGCGGGGTCTCACTGGAGCCGCTGACCGGGGGTGCGGAGCAGCGGTGGCGGGCGGGGGCGAGGTAA
- a CDS encoding formimidoylglutamate deiminase, with amino-acid sequence MTAKTYWLEHAWLDTHVEPGVALDVADGRVTTVRTGTEAPPPGAEILRGLTLPGLANTHSHAFHRALRSTVQVGSGTFWTWREVMYATADRLTPDTYRDLARAVYAEMALAGVTAVGEFHYLHHAPGGTPYADPNAMGEALIEAAAEAGIRITLLDTAYLSSGFGQPPDTHQRRFSDGTAQAWAERCSVLKDRDHARIGAAIHSVRAVPAGQLATVARWAEERRAPLHVHLSEQTAENDACRAAHGCTPTRLLADHGVLGPRTTGVHNTHLTDEDIALIGGSGTGTCMCPTTERDLADGIGPAVALQQAGSPLSLGSDSHAVIDLLEEARAMELNERLRTRRRGHWTAAALLRAASADGHAALGWDGAGTLEPGALADFTTIALDSVRTAGPLPRLGAETAVFAASAADVSHTVVGGRHVVRDGVHALVPDVPRALADAVAALHG; translated from the coding sequence GTGACAGCGAAGACGTACTGGCTGGAGCACGCCTGGCTCGACACCCACGTCGAGCCGGGCGTGGCGCTGGACGTGGCGGACGGCCGCGTCACCACCGTCCGCACCGGCACCGAGGCCCCGCCCCCCGGCGCCGAGATCCTGCGCGGACTGACGCTCCCGGGCCTGGCCAACACCCACTCGCACGCCTTCCACCGGGCCCTGCGCTCCACCGTCCAGGTCGGCTCCGGGACCTTCTGGACCTGGCGCGAGGTCATGTACGCCACCGCCGACCGGCTCACCCCGGACACCTACCGCGACCTCGCCCGTGCCGTCTACGCGGAGATGGCACTGGCGGGGGTCACGGCGGTCGGCGAGTTCCACTACCTGCACCACGCCCCCGGCGGCACCCCCTACGCCGACCCCAACGCCATGGGCGAGGCGCTGATCGAGGCCGCCGCCGAAGCAGGCATCCGCATCACCCTCCTCGACACCGCCTATCTCTCCTCCGGCTTCGGACAGCCCCCCGACACCCATCAGCGGCGCTTCTCCGACGGCACCGCACAGGCCTGGGCCGAACGCTGTTCAGTTCTCAAGGACCGGGATCACGCGAGGATCGGTGCGGCGATCCACTCCGTACGGGCCGTGCCCGCCGGGCAGTTGGCGACCGTGGCGCGCTGGGCCGAGGAGCGGCGGGCCCCGCTCCACGTCCACCTGTCCGAGCAGACCGCCGAGAACGACGCCTGCCGCGCCGCCCACGGCTGCACGCCGACCCGGCTGCTCGCCGATCACGGTGTCCTCGGGCCGCGCACCACCGGCGTCCACAACACCCACCTCACCGACGAGGACATCGCCCTGATCGGTGGCAGCGGCACCGGCACCTGCATGTGCCCGACGACCGAGCGGGACCTCGCCGACGGCATCGGACCGGCCGTGGCCCTCCAGCAGGCGGGCTCACCGCTGTCCCTCGGCTCCGACAGCCACGCCGTCATCGACCTCCTCGAAGAGGCACGCGCGATGGAGCTCAACGAGCGCCTGCGCACCCGCAGACGAGGTCACTGGACGGCTGCGGCCCTCCTGCGGGCGGCCTCGGCCGACGGCCACGCGGCCCTCGGCTGGGACGGCGCGGGCACCCTGGAGCCCGGCGCGCTCGCCGACTTCACCACCATCGCCCTCGACTCGGTCAGGACGGCAGGGCCGCTTCCGCGGCTCGGGGCCGAGACGGCCGTATTCGCCGCGTCGGCAGCGGACGTGTCGCACACGGTCGTGGGAGGCCGGCACGTCGTCCGGGACGGGGTGCACGCGCTGGTGCCGGATGTGCCGAGAGCCCTCGCGGACGCCGTCGCGGCGCTGCACGGATGA